A single Ischnura elegans chromosome 13 unlocalized genomic scaffold, ioIscEleg1.1 SUPER_13_unloc_4, whole genome shotgun sequence DNA region contains:
- the LOC124173329 gene encoding uncharacterized protein LOC124173329, protein MSYCSESMSITIGDFSESSGKYSESTPCRRCMKKNDYYYNIFTSVVASQITVEDALYDLVDLKVAVGDGLPATLCALCLEKLIEFNDFRNVCHKSDAELRNVSCINYSRSIGGEGAVHDNLRSSTDSKDCVQDAVVSTSEKACSVQPNEIFIPVPDIQLPTANMLVSFILMHGKTCVKRFIILAFALLTYQLYDENRFA, encoded by the exons ATGAGTTATTGCAGTGAAAGCATGAGTATTACCATTGGGGATTTCTCGGAGTCTTCAGGAAAGTATTCGGAGAGTACCCCGTGCAGAcgttgcatgaagaaaaatgattattattacaacatattcacttcagttgtggcaagccagataactgtagaggatgccttatatgatttagtcgacttaaaa gttgctgtgggagatggcctgcctgccactttatGTGCACTGTGCTTGGAAAAGCTCattgaattcaatgatttcagaaatgtttgtcataaatcggacgcagaactgagaaatGTTTCGTGTATAAATTACTCAAGG AGTATTGGAGGAGAGGGGGCAGTTCATGACAATTTGAGGTCTTCTACTGATAGTAAGGACTGCGTTCAAGATGCGGTTGTAAGCACTTCAGAGAAAGCATGCTCAGTCCaaccaaatgaaatattcattcctgtgccagacaTCCAACTGCCCACAgccaatatgttggtaagttttattctcatgcACGGTAAAACCTGTGTCAaaagattcattattttagcttttgCTTTATTAACATATCAATTGTATGATGAAAATAGGTTTGCCTAG
- the LOC124173334 gene encoding uncharacterized protein LOC124173334, whose protein sequence is MPAYLWGYELMGDSHAVRLGERLGYPLEGRFPRRIGLARSGARVLHLLQEVVSAAEVPERAIIIIGSNDLRNGTSIRKMKAAFYSLIRELLRRGCRDVIVVEVFPAPRLTETIASRMRLNSYNRWLRGWERGKSTFLFPLLYCGF, encoded by the exons ATGCCGGCCTACCTCTGGGGCTATGAGTTGATGGGGGACAGCCATGCCGTCCGCCTGGGGGAGAGATTGGGATATCCCCTAGAGGGAA GGTTTCCCCGGCGGATTGGCCTGGCCAGGAGTGGGGCCCGCGTCCTCCATCTCCTCCAGGAGGTAGTGTCGGCGGCTGAGGTACCAGAGCGAGCTATTATAATAATCGGCTCCAATGACCTTAGGAAT GGCACAAGCATACGAAAAATGAAGGCGGCGTTCTACAGCCTCATTCGGGAGCTGTTGAGGCGGGGATGCCGGGATGTAATCGTTGTAGAAGTTTTCCCGGCTCCCCGCCTCACGGAGACAATAGCCTCCCGAATGAGGCTGAATTCATACAACAGGTGGCTGCGGGGGTGGGAGCGCGGTAAGTCTACCTTCCTTTTTCCCCTCCtttattgcggattttaa